Proteins from a genomic interval of Pecten maximus chromosome 13, xPecMax1.1, whole genome shotgun sequence:
- the LOC117340156 gene encoding tomoregulin-2-like gives MDHSAIMCVILTSIIHVSRGMPADATQMCSDVLGLDCSTDYIVHGEEVLCGTNGVTYKNKCFHVQARCNDVTINKAYDGKCQNDVTTSVEMTTTKSDTTMTQSEVNTISSEYEFHLNEEFCNNSLNEPCPDVLDPLCGTDFKFYQNVCEFQKVKCVDRDLELQPLSNCKEGQR, from the exons ATGGATCACAGTGCGATTATGTGTGTAATTTTAACGA GTATCATACACGTGTCACGTGGTATGCCTGCAGACGCCACACAGATGTGCAGTGACGTTCTGGGACTAGATTGTTCTACAGACTATATAGTACACGGAGAGGAAGTTTTGTGTGGGACAAACGGAGTCACTTACAAAAACAA ATGTTTCCATGTCCAGGCTAGATGCAATGACGTTACAATAAACAAAGCGTATGATGGAAAATGTCAGAATGATGTCACAACAAGCGTTGAAATGACCACGACAAAATCGGACACAACAATGACACAGTCGGAAGTAAACACGATATCATCGGAGTACGAGTTCCACCTAAATGAAGAGTTTTGTAACAACTCACTGAACGAGCCTTGTCCAGATGTACTGGATCCACTTTGTGGAACCGACTTTAAGTTTTACCAGAATGT GTGCGAGTTCCAAAAAGTAAAATGTGTTGACAGAGACCTAGAACTCCAGCCTTTAAGTAACTGTAAggaaggtcaaaggtga